The genome window AGCCAGCTCCCTTGCTGTCTGGGGGCACaggccccacctcctgtcctcagAGCTGCCCCCTCCCCTAACCTGCCACGCTCAGAGTACTGGCCCTGGGTCTGGCCTGGGTGATGTCTGAACAAACCATCAGTGCTTGGAAGGTAGAGGGGGTGTTTCGGtgctttgtttctctgtcttgCATCATAGCTCCCGCTGGGTCTAGGTCCTGCCTACTGGGCTCCACCTTCCAGGGCCTGGGGTCTTATTTCTGAACTGCCCTGGGGCTGGTTCCTGTCCCCAGCTGCCGCTTTTTGGTACTAAGTGATGGACACGAAAGCCATCTGAACAGCTGACTTCGCCTGTTTTCCTGTGGGAATCTTTCTGATGCTACCTGCCCACTGGTTTACTTGGTTACCCCCAGCCCCATCCGCAACCCCCGTACCCTCTCAGCTCCTGCATTCTGTCAATTGCTTTCTTATGGCTGCTCTCTGGTGAGGCTGAAGAGAGCTGGAGGCTTCACCTGATGCTTCATGGCCAGTGGGCTCTTTTTGGGGAGAAGTTGGCAGCACAGCCAGCTCTTTCTGAGCACAGAAGAAAGAGCAAGTCCCTTTCCGttctctcctcctgcctgccAGTCTGCTTCTGGTGTGCCCTAATGGTGTCCCCTATTGGCAGAACCTACCAGGAACCAGTTGACAAGAGAGACATGGAATTTGCAGAGCTTCACCCTCCAGCAGCACAAAGCAAAGGGTGGACGTGGAGCTGAGGCACAATAGCTTGAGGGCTAGCTAGCGCAGTGCTGTTTCCTTGCTCGGCGAACTCTTGGCCATCCTCCGGGTCTTAGTTCTGGTGTGGTTTCCGGGTTCCTCTGGACCCAGTGCCCGCTGTGCTTCCTCACAGGACCCTGAGGGACCCTTCTAACCAGCACAAGCCAACTTGCAGGAATGCCCTCTCTATATGTCTGCCTTCCTGAGTTGGCCGTGAGCTTCTGGAAGAGACTTTATCTAACAATTTGTAAGATTCTCTCAGAGCTTATCACACAGCTCAATACGTCTTTGTTGAACCACAGTTCTTGAAGTTGTAAGCATTTCCTGGAAAAAAGCTGGGAGTAAGTGAGGAGCGATGGTTTTATCTCTCACAGTGGGGTTCCTAGGCACATTTTTCCGTGACAATAATAATGATTAGCATTTATGGAACACCTGGCAGGTACCAGGTACTATTGTTCACACTCCACATATGTCCACTAGTTTAATCTTTACAAATGTATAAGCTGAGGCAGGGAGAGGTTGAGCACATTGCCTAATGTCACACAGGTAGAAAGTAGTAGAAGCAGAATTTGAATTCAGGCAGTCTGAGTTCCAGAGCCTGGGCTCTTAGCCACTAGTTTGTCCAAGGATAACGGGAATTAGGAAAATGTGGCCAACTTATGCTGATGCCAATGATAAGAATAATACTATTGATAAAATATTACCTCCATAGTCCATAGCTTTCCATCACATTACTCTCCTCTAGGAATAATAcctcttttttgggggtggtggtggtggtggagggaaCCAAGCCTCCCAGCTCTCcaaatatgtagttttaaaagCGGCTGCTAAACGTAGTAGCCCATATCCACAGGTAGAAATGTGACCCAAGTGGGTCCAATGAGAACGCTGTCTGGGGTTTTTCAAGTTGGTACTAGTAGATGAGAGAAGCTCCTCTTGGCAGGTGAAGCTGGAAGAGGCTTCAGGCTTATGTGACAAGCCAGACTGACAGAGAAAGAAGCTGGTTCACAGAGAGCTGCAGGGATGAGACAGGAGAGCGCCCCCTTTCCCTGGGTCCTGATTCTCTTGAGTCAGTaagttcctctttggcctcatcTGGTTTATGTCTGGTTTCTCACACTTGTGACTAAAAGAGCAATTTATAGTTTACAAAACGCTTTCACAGGAAATTGACTCTTATACTAGCTTGAGGAGGCAGTCAGGGTCAGTATcatatccccatttttcagaagggaaactgaggtttggagcaGCTCAGTGACTTGCCAAGAAGCAAGTGAATGGCAGAGCTGGCAAAACAGCCAGCGGCTCCCCCTCAGGCTAGGGTTCTGTCTATTTTTCCACCTTGTGCTCCCATGGGGCccagtggtgggggaggggagggctgtaTCTCAGTCCCACAACTCCCTCAGTGCTAGTCCCTTCCTAGCTCAGAACCCAGGGCTGGGAAGTCCACCCGCCCAGTTCTGAGCACGTTTATGGCTTGTCGGGAAGCTCCTCCTCTTGCCAAACCAGATTTGGGGTTCTCTCTCTGATCTGGGCCCCCGCATGGGGAGGAGACTGAGTGTAGGGGCCTCCTCTGGCCTGGGGGCTGGAAAACCGGAGGCACCTCTGGGTTGGGAGCTTGGTGATCCAGCTTAGGGTTGCCAAATGCCAGCACCAGCTACTATTCTGAATCCTAGTTTAGAATCTTCTTAATCCTGGCAAGGCGAGCAGTGAGCCTGTGGCTGGAGCGCACTTCCTGTTTACTGCTGGTGTTGGGGGCTGGTCTGAGAGAAACATCCTTCTGTGGTTTCTGAGAGCCCTGACATCTCCCACCCTTCGCTCAGGCTGACTCATATCCCCTTGCCCATCCAGGGCTGGAAGGCTGTGCCCCCGTCAGCCCAGGTTGGCTCCTCACCCATAGCCTGGGCTGGAAGCACTCTAGGATAAGAGCGGCAGTGCCTGCCCTCTCTCTGAAGCCTTCCTGGGGCCTTCTTACATGCCCATGACCGTTGACACCCCCtttcacaaagaaagaaactaggGTTGCCAAaggtagcaaaaaataaaataaaacagaagctgcttgtgaaatttgaatttcattaaaacaaCCAGTAccttttagtgtaagtatgtgcTATGTTTTGTCTGTGAACTCTAAAAGAAGCTCAAGCCCAGTGGCCTGCATGGCTGCTGTGACTGGCAGTGCAGGCCTGAGAACCAGCATGTGCCAGGGCAGGAGAAGACGGGTGTCTCAGCGCAAGGAGAGAGCAACTTCGCCCCTCCTCCACCTTTTTGAGACCCTCAACAGATTGAAAGATGCCACATTTGTGAGGGTGATCTTCACTCAGTCTACTGagtcaaatgctaatctcttctggacacaccctcacagacacactccAAAATCATATTTACCAGCTCTCTGGGCATCCATTAGCCCAGTtgagttgacacataaaattagccacCGCCTTCCTCATGGCTACCAGGATGTTGCTcagctcctctctcttcttcttgctGCTGATGTGTGCCCCACCCTTTTCTTGATGAACTTGAGGGTCTGCTTGTCCTTGGAGACCTTGAGCATCTCCATAGCATGCCACTCATAGGAGGCGAAGCCTTGCACCTCTCGGATCACATGCTGCATTGAACTTGGTGTGCTTGGTGAGGAGCCCTAGGCCATGGGGTGGCACAGAGCCATGGTTACTGCTTTTCAGTGGCTGCCAGAGTCATCACAAGTTATGCAGCCAACTCTACCCTCAGCATGGACCCTGTCAACCCACAGCATGGGCCAGCAGAAGCAAGGAAGAATCTTTGGCTTTGGACACCCCTCTGGCAAATTGACTTGCTCTGTGGGCTCTGGGCAGCCACTCAAATGCTGTCTCCCCTTTCCTGCCTGGTCCAATCTGCAACTACTTTTGTTGTGTGGCTCCACCTGACCTGAAGTGACCCTAGGGAGTGGCAAAGAAGCCATAGCCAGTGAGCTCATACCTCTTGCCGCTGCCAACGTGCTGTCACTGGCATGGGATGGCTCTCTCCCTATGAGTCGGATACTTTTATGGCCTCATCAGTGTGGTTCTCACAGGAACTTCCCACCCTACCCTTTCAAGGAATTTGGGGCATTTTGCTGGCTTAGTTGGAGGACATTATATGGCACCCCCAGAGCACCCTTTGCTAATGTCAgtcattttccagttctttaggGCTGAATCCAAGGAACCTTCTAGCTAAGAATGAATTTATGAACAACTGAGTGGGGGTGGCTTTTCTCTCTGGTTCAAGGACTCTGATCTTAGTAGGCTGGGGCCTTCCTACAGTGCCCAAATCTCTGTTCATTTCTCTTAGGGAGACCACCAGTTTTCATGCTCAAAGGGTACCTGTGACAGAATCTCGCAGGGAGAACACCGTTCCTTCTGTTCGAAGTATCTGTACCTGCTGTTCGTCTGGCAGGGTGGGTTGGCCACTGGCAGAGTCACACTTGATTCTGAGAAAAACCACCTTCCTCTGCCCCTGGTGCATAGACAGGTAAGGTGGCTGGGCTTTGGCAAAAGGGCCCCACAGGCCATAGCCATGCTGCCTGGCTCCTGGTACTTGCTGTGCCTGCTGCGGCGAGATGGAGCCCAGGACGGACCAGCAGGGCTCACGATCTCCTTTTGGGGGTCTCCAAGTTTACTCAGCGTGTGCAGTGAGCAGTCATGCACGCCCCGAATAATGTCATGTTCAGGGGAAAACATGGCATTGTTCTTCCCGAAACTCTCCTGACTGAGGTCCGGGCTCACTAACAGGACAGGTGCATATCAGACTTTCAAAGGTGGCCCAGGGTAGTTCTTAACCTTTGCGACTCCTTAGAAAACGAAAAGTGGGAATTCAagttaataaatagaaaatgaagctCATGAAGgtagatttttacattttcaaagtcGATGTCATTATTAGAATTaagattttggtttttttctgtaAGGCActattggttttcattttcatccacTGTCAGAGGTAGGAGGGAGACCAGAGGTCATTCAACCCAACCCCCTCATTCTAAAGATGGGAGCTGGGGGATTGCCCAAGGTCCGTGGAGGCTGGGGGGCTGCCCAAGGTCGCACAGCTCATTAGGAGCAGAAGTAAGAACCCaggtcacccccacccccaggcccctaCTCTCTCTCCATAAAAAAGTTCTTAAGATATTTTAGCTATTAACTAAACATTCACAGTTAGAAATCTGAGCAGTGACTGGAACAGGGAGGGCGTGATATGTTTTCAATACGTTGGCAGTATAAGCTCAGGAGGTTTTATGAGTGTTTGTTCTTTCATCCTTCATTCATCACCAACTCTTTACTGAGCAAGTGCCTtgtcccaggccctgtgctccATCCTAGGAATCCCAAGTAGAAGCAGATATGGTTTGTGTCCTCAAAGGCTCGTTCTAGGAGCATGTGTGTGCACGAGCACGCTCCCAACTAGACACCCCCTCTGTCCAATCCTTTACAAGAGGTCACTGTGCCATACTTAGCTTCAACACCTCCAGTCAGGAAACCTGCTTAGAGAGCTCTTGTCCAGTGACTTTGAAATCAGAGGCTTCAGCAGTTCCAGTGTCCCCTCAGGTAGAGGtgtctttttctgctttgtttcaaGCCAGAGCTGGAGGCGGGGTCACTGGACCTGAGCTCGCCGTCTCATTGACTGATGGACATCTGTGCAAATGATCAGACATGAACGCATGTGTAATTTtgcatgagcacacacacacatggacacacacacacacagttctggaTTACATGACCCTTTTTTGTCAGATGAGAGAATGGCGACCCAGAGCTGTTTAATCATTTGCTTAACTAGCTAGTTAATCCAGATAACTCATGGAATCCTTAAACCATTTAAACTTTTCGTTTATTCAGGAAcgaaaaaaatgggaaggggcTTCCTTTACAAATGACTTCCTCTGAATTGCTCCTGCTTCTCAGATGACATCTTGGAGAGGCATCAAGGCAGCTGTGGTCTCCTGCAGTTCCTTCACAGAATCCCAGGAAGTCACGGCTGTTACACAGGATTTCGAGAGACTGGAAGTCAAATCAGATGTCCCAGATGGCAGTTGCTCCCTCTGACAAAGGCCTGAGACACCCCAGCTGGGTCTGAGGCAGGTGCTGGGCAAGCCTCCACTGGCCCCCACTTCCAGCCCAAAGGGTCCCCAGGAGTTTGCAGGGTGGTGGGAAGGATCAAGGGTGTGCTCAAAGTCCAGGGCACACCACAAGATGCTTTGGTTTAAGCATGGGATTACTGTTTTCCCTTCAAACCCCGGGACAAAAGCTGCTCAGGAATACCCAACAGGGGCAAGAGGCTTTGATGCCTTGGGAAGGCCAGGACCTTCCCTCTCTCTGTAAGTAACTCAGCGCATCCACTGACTcagaaccagggctccttgagTGGGACAGGCCTCCAAGCTGACTGAGTCCAACTTCTCACTGATGAGTACTTTCCAGAGTATTCTGCCCCTGTTTGCActcttccagagagagagagagaggacatgtGCTCCTTTACAAGAGTGTCATTTCCAGCTTTAGAGAGGACTGCCTTCTCATAGGGAAAGGCTGCCTTCCTAcgcggtcagacaattaagttgcaaactcatcctagaaaaagtgctacatagctcattgctgaatattgctatggtcaccttcgaagtactccccttgggaagctatgcactgacgccagcacctagtccacccttcaaaacaactgtggaactctttttctggaatggacatcagtgctgtcattgtattacccttgatatcctgaatgtcatcaaaatatcttcctttcgatatttcctttatcttcaggtgaacaaagaagtcactggggaccagatcaggtgagtagggagggtgttgcaatacagttatttgtttactggctaaaaactccctcacagacagtgctgtgtgagctggtgcattgtcgtgatgcaagggccatgaattgttggcgaaaagttcaggtcgtctaactttttcatgcagccttttcagcacttccaaacttggttaactgtttgtccagttggtacaaattcatcatgaataatccctctgatttcagaaaaggttagcaacatcggtgcaacgagtttgtgaacttaattgtcaggcctcgtataaCGTCTATCTTGGGAGTACCAGCCCTGCAGCCACCCTGCTCTCTGTTGTCTGCTGCCCTGTGAGTCTGATGTCTACTGTGCACCAGGCCAGCCATCCATAGGTCAGTGTTTGGCCATCCCTCCCAGGTGCGGCTATGAAGCCCTTGATCTCTGCACAGGGGGCTCCTGAAACGGTGAACTCTAGAACTACTGGAAAACCAAAGCTAAAAGCTCCAGGTGCACACTGAACAAAGCAGAGCGAAACAAGGCTGTTTTCTTCTTGGCCTTGAAGACTTCTCCGCAACATGGAACACGGAAGCCGCAGTGTTTGCGATTTCCTACCAACTGCCTTGCAAACTGTCATATGTATGTTTTCTCGCCTGGAGTTTGGTTAGCCACCCCAGGGCTGGGCTCTACTCTTCCGCTTCAAGTCCTCCCATCTCAACCTCAATTCCACCTGGAGGCAGAGAATTTTCTAGGTGTTTCAGAAAGAGCCAGAGTATCAACCACCATGCTGCCTGCTGTCCTTGATTTTGTGGGCTCCAGCTGGGGGGCAGGGCCCCGGGCTCCCTCAGCACTGTGCTCTGGGCATGCACCCACGCATGTCGGGTGGATAGTGGGAGTAAGCAGAGATCTATGGGCTGCGGCAGGGACCCCAGCTCCAGTGTCATTTCAGGCTCAACCGTTTACGACTGGCCATTTGGCTTATGTCTGGATAAAAGGCCAAGGCCaggtctgggctgggctgggttgCAGTGCAGGCGTGGAACTCTCAGGGCAGAGTGTGACCCTGATGCCCCAGAGGGGACCCTGGAGGACTGGGCAGCGTTTGCCTGGAGTGTTTCTTAATGAGCTCACCCCTGCACATGTCCCTTCCCTTTCACCTACTCAGCAACATTTATATTCAGCGGAGTAATCCTGGTGAAAATGATTCTTTCATTGCCTGCCTAACTGATGAGTAAAACCCCTAGGGCTTATTTGGACAAGAGTATAAACATCTCAGGAATGTGACCTGACCtaataagcacaggaaaataaGGAAAGCTTCTGCAGGTCTTTGGGGATTAAGTGGTGGGTATTAGGGCGGGGGAATGCCTCTGTAATGGGTCCTGTTTCTTATGCACCAACAGGGGAACCATCTTAGCACAGGGAGAACAAAGGGGTACTTACCTGCTCCGCAGTGGGCTGGGGAAGCTAGCTAGGCAGGCTGTGTGCACTTAGGAAAATGCAGTTTACATTCCCCTTCAACACACAGTAATGGCTCTGGGAATGAATGtttgtgcttgtgtgtgtgtgtgtgcagttgaGCCGTTCATTATCCATTTGATGACCTGAAAGAATGAGGAGGCGGTTTGCTCCTTCCACTGGTGGGGAGACTTAGAAGAGACCCAAAGGTCGTGCGCCAAAGCCCAAGCCCAAGGTGAGTGATTCTGCTGATCAGTAGCTCACTTTGAATTTTCCTGCCAGGCCAATGATGGCTTTGGACTAGAGCTGCACTAAGTAATTCCGACTGGGAAATAAATAGACTGCCAAGGATTATGCTGTTTCCCAGATTTCCTGCCTGGTGAGGAAAATGGGAGGGGCAGATCCTCCAGGGGTCTGCCCACTGGTGTCTGCTCGGGGAGATGGCCTAGGTTTCCCTCAAGTCAGGAAGGAGGTTCACTCTGTAGACTGGCTCTTAGGGAATGTCGTAGGTCTGAGCACGAGCTCTGTTCAGCCCAGGGTCTGTGTGAAGAGAAAAAACCCGCCTGAACTCAGCCTCTGCCTCTGACAGGGTGAGGACCCTCTCCTGATCCCTGCCACTCTCAGCCCCATCGAGGCTGCAATCCTCGTGCCTATTTCCTGAGGAGCAGAGACGCTGGCTCCTGGGCGGATGGCTCTGCCGGAGAGATCTCGGTACCTGCAGGCCTCCCATGGACCAAGGGTAGTCGGGGCCAGAGCAGAGCAAATTTAATCACCGTGCCACCTGGAGAGTTGGTTTCCAGGGCTTCTTGATGGCTTTATTTCCCAACTTTTATCCCCAAGCTCCTAGATAGAAGTGACGCCGATACAGCCTAGACCCTCCATGCATCCTTGCTGAATGGATTGACCAAATAATACATCACGAGCCAACTTCTGTACCTCAGTAAGCAAAGCCAGACATCACAGACATTGGTGGCTTCTCAAATTGCAGGGTCCTGAAATAACCATCATTAGCAAACATTGGGGAAGAACGTTAATTGTATCACCATAGAACACTCTCGTTATAATGTGGCAGTTTCATTTCTGCCtcaaatctgttttatttgttggtaaacaaaaatcattatctaggaaacatttttttgtttatgttacaATTCTTTTCAGAGTTCTTTTTGTGTTCACATGTGAATGCGGCATTTGATCTCTGTCACAGTCTTGGGCGATAGGAGGGATGGTGCAGctttgttattcccatttcatgaCCGAGTACATTGAGGCAGGTGGTATTCCCAGATCCCCACAGCTGAGGAGGAGCTGACCTGCGGTACCACGCCTGAGGACGTTCTACTGCCCCGAGCTGGGGAAGCCAGGCCATCTGGCGTGTAATTTGCCTTTTGTTCCACCAAGTGAGAGGTGGCATTCAGTCAGGTCCTCATGGAAATGCTGTAGTAAGCCAGATGCAGGCCCCGAACAACTCTGCAATTACCAGGGAGAGGGTGTAATTTGGGGAACTCAGCCTGGGTGGGCTTTATTCTGGAAATCTCACTGTGATTAACTCTGCTATTATCAGACAAGATCGTGTGTGGGAACCAGAAGCAGTGGTTCTGCCTCTGTCCCGGGCTCAGAGTCAGGCTGCACTCCATTCCCccgcccctcaccccccccccccaggggtCACTCCCTGGATTCCTGTCTAAAGCCACTCTCCATGAGTCAGTGTGAAAGCTGCCAAGGGAAACTCAGGCATGATGGTCCCGTGGTGACCTGGTCCGCGGGTCCTGGTGGTGGCTACTCTCCCTCCTACCCGGTCCTGGGCAGTGCACCAGCCCCTGGGGAGCCCAGGCTGAACTTGACATTCTGCTTCCATCTCTAGCAGTTAGTTGCTGCTAGAGGATATTCCTTTCAAGTGCTAGCCCTGATGAGCTGGGCCGTGACTGCAAATGGAAAGCTCAGTTACAGTCTCGGTCAATGGCTATTGTACCTGTGATTTTCACCAGAATGCACTGACCTTCTCTGTCCCTAATCTGTAAAAATGGGTGTTTGAGCAGTTGTCGTGTGGATACTCTCGTGCGATGGCACGGAGACTGACATTCAGCGAGCTCCTGCTCTGTGCACCACGTTATCTGATTTATTGTTTGAAACCACCTTCTGGGTCGATACTCATACCCCCATTTTACGGATGGGGAGATTTACACATGGAGAGATTCAGTCACATGCAGGATGGGAAAACAGCTGCCGTGATGCTCAGAAGCTGGCCTTCCATTCACAGCTCGCCCGTGGTTTGCTCCTATCAGACCTAGACAACCTCACAGGATGCCAGCCTCCCTCAAGAGCACCCCAAGACCAAGATCAAATGAGACCAAACGACTCCATCATTTTGTCTAAGCATAGGCGAAAGCAATGTTATTATGCCACCCACAGAATGCCACTGCCTCCCCCAACCAAAATGTGTGACTGCAACTTCTTTAGCAACCATACCTTAACCTCATCATAGCCCTCCTTATAGTAAGGTTTATTGAGACACCTGATTACAGACTTGGCCCTGCTTTCTAACAACTTCCAATCCAAAGCCAGCTCCCAAGTCCTTAGCCCCCCTTCACCAAACCCAAGCCCTGTCATTGGTTCTTTCTAACACCCTCTTATTGAGACACCCCAGGTGTGCCGTCTCCTTAGCTGCTATGAGTAATAAACCCAACTTGTTGAGCTACAAGTGTGAGCCTGGTGGTCTCGCTGGAGGGCACTGGTCCTTGCCTGCAGTTGGTGAAGGGTGAACACTGGGTTCAACCTGAGGAATCAGGCTTCTCTGATTCCAGAGTCTGTGTATTACCACATGGCACCTCCTGTATAGCAGAGCTGTGAGAACTGGTAACGTGCCCTCTTGCTACCAAGGGAAGGTCGCAATCAGACAGAGGATCAGAGCTCTGGTGTCCACTCATGGTGGCTTTGCCTGTGGTATTACACTCTGAACTTTCCATCTGCTCAGAAACCATCCCAGCTAGGTGGCTTCCTATATGCTGACTGAAGGAAGAAACAGTGAACTCATACACCCCTAATCTGTCATGTGGTCCCAACCCCTTAGACAGGCCAGCAGGACAGGGGCGGCCGCAGCCTGCATCTGCCACCGCAGTCTGGCCGGAGTCGTGTACTCTCCTGTACTCTTGGAGAGGCCTAGGGAGACCCAGGAGGGAGTTCAGGTCGGGGCCGCGGCTCCAGCCACCGTTTGCGCACAAAGGCGCTGACCCCGGGTGTGGGGTGAGAAGAGAGGCCAACGCCCGAGAGCAGCGCGGAGACTCACGGTGCGCCCTATGCCCCCGCGCCCCCACCGCCCCCGCCGCGGCAGCCGGAGCGCACCGAGAGGACGCGCCACCGCGGGGCCTGGGTGCAGCTAGCGACCCTTGCCCCCAGCGCGCAGCCCGAGGTGAGCAGTGAGCGGCGAGCGGGACGGCAGCGAGGCGTTCGCGGGCCCCCTCCTGCTGCCCGGGCCCGGCCCGCTCATGGCGGCCATCCGCAAGAAGCTGGTGGTGGTGGGCGATGGCGCCTGCGGCAAGACGTGCCTGCTGATCGTGTTCAGTAAGGACGAATTCCCCGAGGTTTACGTGCCCACCGTCTTCGAGAACTATGTGGCCGACATCGAGGTGGACGGCAAGCAGGTGGAGCTGGCGCTGTGGGATACAGCGGGTCAGGAGGACTACGACCGCCTGCGGCCACTCTCCTACCCGGACACCGATGTGATCCTCATGTGCTTCTCGGTGGACAGCCCGGATTCGCTGGAGAACATCCCCGAGAAGTGGGTGCCCGAGGTGAAGCACTTCTGCCCTAACGTGCCCATCATCCTAGTGGCCAACAAGAAAGACCTGCGCAGTGACGAGCACGTCCGCACAGAGCTGGCCCGCATGAAGCAGGAACCGGTGCGCACGGATGACGGCCGCGCCATGGCCGTGCGCATCCAAGCCTACGACTACCTCGAGTGCTCGGCCAAGACCAAGGAGGGCGTGCGTGAGGTCTTCGAGACGGCCACGCGCGCCGCGCTCCAGAAGCGCTACGGCTCCCAGAACGGCTGCATCAACTGCTGCAAGGTGCTATGAGGGCCGCGCCCGCCCGCCCCTGCCAGCGTGGCCCCCCTCCCGGGCCGGTTCCCTCAATGATCCCACCGGACTGTCTGGTGTCTGCCTTCCCGCCCGGCAGCCGTGGCGTGGAGGCTGTGGCTCTGGCACCGGGAATCGGCATGGGAGGCACTGGGCACCCCCTTTCCAGAGTCTGTGTGAGTCCAGCTATGTTGCACTGATTCAGGCGCACCGCTGAGTGCCAAGGGTCCCCTGAGCACCCTTGTCTGAAGAGCCAAGCCTCTTCTGAGTGTGTGGCTGTGTGTATCTTCCGACTTCCCCCTTCCCGTACCACTCCATCCCCGCCTCTGGTCCCTGGAGAGGAGCTTGGCGCCGGGGCACGGCCGAGCCCCATCATGTGTTCGCCCATAACCAGTGAACGCCTGCTATCTCTTGTGTGTAACATAGACCACGGGAACTgcgggaggggagggctggggaggatggggtgttatataaatatagatataattttattttcggAGGTAGGATGGTGTTATttaatggtggtggtgggtggagtGACAGGGCGCTAGAACAGCTCCAGCCCAGCCTGATTCAGGCGCCCATCCAAGCATGAACTGGACTTGGTCGTCTTTCCAACCCCTGGGGAAGACATTTGCAACTGACTTGGGGCTGAGAGGACACAGCTTCCAGACTCACGTCTCCTGCGGGCCAGCCCCAGCGAACACCTCACCAGCCACCAGCCGTGGGCAGCAGGAGGGAGAGCGTGCTGCAGGTTGTTTTTGCCATAAGCGAACTTTGTGCCTGTCCTACAAGTGAAAATTGTTTAGTCCAAGAAACGGatgttatttgatttatttaaaggCTAAATTTCgttgggttttattttgaaagaattctttgcaca of Rhinolophus sinicus isolate RSC01 linkage group LG05, ASM3656204v1, whole genome shotgun sequence contains these proteins:
- the RHOB gene encoding rho-related GTP-binding protein RhoB → MAAIRKKLVVVGDGACGKTCLLIVFSKDEFPEVYVPTVFENYVADIEVDGKQVELALWDTAGQEDYDRLRPLSYPDTDVILMCFSVDSPDSLENIPEKWVPEVKHFCPNVPIILVANKKDLRSDEHVRTELARMKQEPVRTDDGRAMAVRIQAYDYLECSAKTKEGVREVFETATRAALQKRYGSQNGCINCCKVL